The following are from one region of the Streptococcus sp. 1643 genome:
- a CDS encoding CadD family cadmium resistance transporter, whose amino-acid sequence MIQNVVTSIILYSGTAVDLLIILMLFFAKRKSRKDIINIYLGQFLGSVSLILLSLLFAFVLNYIPSKEILGLLGLIPIFLGLKVLLLGDSDGEAIAKEGLRKDNKNLIFLVAMITFASCGADNIGVFVPYFTTLNLANLIVALLTFLVMIYLLVFSAQKLAQVSSVGEILEKYSRWFIAVVYLGLGIYILIENNSFDILWTILG is encoded by the coding sequence ATGATTCAAAATGTTGTTACTTCAATAATACTGTATTCTGGGACAGCCGTAGACTTACTTATTATCCTAATGTTATTTTTTGCCAAAAGAAAAAGCAGAAAAGACATCATTAACATCTATTTAGGACAATTTCTAGGCTCTGTTAGTCTAATATTGCTAAGTTTGCTTTTTGCATTTGTCTTAAATTATATTCCTAGTAAAGAGATTTTAGGTTTACTCGGTTTGATTCCAATTTTCCTAGGTCTCAAAGTTTTGCTTTTAGGAGATTCTGATGGAGAAGCTATTGCCAAAGAAGGTTTGCGCAAAGATAATAAAAACCTGATATTTCTAGTCGCTATGATTACTTTTGCAAGTTGTGGTGCTGACAATATTGGTGTCTTTGTTCCATATTTTACTACCTTAAATTTAGCAAATTTGATAGTAGCTTTACTTACCTTTCTAGTCATGATTTATCTCTTGGTTTTTTCTGCCCAAAAATTGGCACAAGTCTCTTCTGTTGGAGAAATTTTGGAAAAATATAGCAGATGGTTTATTGCCGTTGTTTATTTAGGATTGGGGATATATATCCTGATTGAAAATAACAGTTTTGACATACTATGGACTATATTAGGCTAG
- a CDS encoding helix-turn-helix domain-containing protein: MKFFEENYSQEIPTRIKNLRKKYNITQSELGNAGQVSQVESGKRPITSSMLVYLNALTASSYTYIVFGELDEFIENLFHYFFSSILYRDLEAVDEKLYSFMSDDLISIQSSCLSIAKTFANFNIQRKRFMISTETEMDTFHKKDDIDVWVGGKSYNPARSFRTRTINELTVIDFEEMFDILWLMLGDNLIKSFEVNVCGILFELGGNDIPSTFRQENIDPLINKWWYDNVSTEIIPNLIKKLKENPLFNIGFMVNDILERMYKENIPKSYLTSVPLVISQKGRTTSSFSMTGGQQIDGVKFKQISEDCMKLLSQGKDITELYQKYSKEELANLGINIYQSNDIERTEERTFDEIISWVSNPYATRPIQERHTIQLEPTRFSLEDKKRIEKIASQGINDIDLVDLVELYDINLDNTNVTRYIEGLLTNNTQVTYYFQEQLNEELLAMASALDRVQQAFIKLLSEEEIRKFAL; encoded by the coding sequence ATGAAATTTTTTGAAGAAAATTATTCACAAGAAATACCTACTCGTATCAAAAATTTAAGAAAAAAATACAATATTACACAAAGCGAACTAGGCAATGCAGGTCAAGTTAGTCAAGTTGAAAGTGGTAAGCGACCAATTACGAGTTCGATGTTAGTTTATTTAAATGCTCTAACCGCTTCGAGCTATACGTATATCGTTTTTGGAGAGTTAGATGAGTTTATTGAGAATCTGTTTCATTATTTTTTCAGTTCTATTTTATATAGAGATTTAGAGGCTGTAGATGAAAAACTATATTCTTTCATGAGTGATGATTTAATTTCAATCCAATCAAGTTGTCTAAGTATTGCCAAGACATTTGCAAATTTCAATATTCAAAGAAAAAGATTTATGATTTCTACTGAAACTGAAATGGATACTTTTCACAAGAAAGATGACATTGACGTATGGGTTGGTGGAAAAAGTTATAACCCCGCTAGAAGTTTTAGAACCCGTACCATCAATGAATTGACTGTCATTGATTTTGAAGAAATGTTTGATATTCTTTGGTTGATGTTAGGGGATAATTTAATTAAATCATTTGAAGTTAATGTCTGTGGTATCCTATTTGAATTAGGCGGAAATGACATACCCTCAACATTTAGGCAAGAAAACATTGATCCTCTCATCAATAAATGGTGGTATGATAATGTTTCGACAGAAATTATCCCTAATCTAATAAAAAAACTCAAAGAAAATCCCTTGTTTAATATCGGATTTATGGTAAATGATATATTAGAAAGAATGTATAAAGAGAATATTCCAAAATCTTACCTTACATCCGTCCCGTTAGTTATTTCTCAAAAAGGAAGAACAACCTCTTCGTTTAGTATGACTGGTGGTCAACAAATAGATGGAGTAAAATTCAAACAGATATCTGAGGACTGTATGAAATTACTCAGTCAAGGTAAGGATATCACAGAGTTATATCAAAAATATTCTAAAGAAGAGTTGGCAAATCTAGGCATTAATATTTATCAATCCAATGATATAGAAAGGACTGAGGAAAGAACTTTTGATGAAATTATCAGTTGGGTTTCCAACCCTTATGCAACAAGACCAATTCAAGAAAGGCACACTATTCAATTAGAGCCAACAAGATTTTCACTAGAGGATAAGAAACGTATTGAAAAAATTGCCTCTCAGGGAATAAACGACATCGACCTTGTTGATTTAGTTGAACTCTATGATATCAATTTAGATAATACAAATGTCACTCGCTATATTGAGGGATTATTGACGAATAATACACAAGTAACATACTATTTCCAAGAACAATTAAACGAGGAATTACTCGCAATGGCTTCGGCTTTAGATAGAGTTCAACAAGCATTTATTAAACTATTAAGCGAAGAAGAGATACGAAAATTTGCTCTTTAA
- the cadX gene encoding Cd(II)/Zn(II)-sensing metalloregulatory transcriptional regulator CadX, with amino-acid sequence MKKDSICQVDVINQQNVTTATNYLEKEKVQKSLRILSKFTDNKQINIIFYLLAVEELCVCDIACLLNLSMASASHHLRKLANQNILDTRREGKIIYYFIKDEEIRDFFNQLG; translated from the coding sequence ATGAAAAAAGATAGTATCTGTCAAGTGGATGTTATAAATCAACAAAATGTTACAACCGCAACGAACTACCTTGAAAAGGAAAAAGTCCAAAAATCACTTCGCATTTTATCAAAATTTACCGATAATAAACAGATAAATATCATCTTTTATCTCCTTGCCGTCGAAGAACTCTGTGTCTGCGATATAGCCTGTTTATTAAATCTCAGTATGGCATCTGCCTCCCACCATCTTCGTAAACTAGCCAATCAAAACATCTTGGACACTAGAAGAGAGGGGAAAATTATATATTATTTTATAAAAGATGAGGAAATCAGAGATTTTTTTAATCAACTAGGATAA
- a CDS encoding site-specific integrase → MQKETIIHNNRKVIKTTKSNGTISYTQRGVYIGVDVKTGKKVTSSITAKTLKSLDRKIIQTRIDFEAKGSTQKETLLINNFEELAEAWFVSFVTWVTSQNTINRVRSYLDTYIIPKFGEYRPEEIKSADIQIWVNKLAQQSKKSVESGVKKSKKGHAKDFGAVIYKLSDIFDYGITNFELSHNPARTVKIPPKPKVVKERIMVLHGDDLATWLNYLDTLPDTRANRRFKVICDTLLASALRINELLALSIHDLDFDSNEIIVNKTLMWKAGNKKLGIKGEIVCKNSAKTDAGNRRVAIPRQVLDDLKAFHAEMSDYFVSHDLPTVDLIFPTIYGNYMCDRNERATLKKRLTELGLPNYGFHLFRHTHASLMLNAGANWKELQIRMGHKSIKTTMDTYAELAPKKKAEAVEIYLKEIAKLTA, encoded by the coding sequence ATGCAGAAAGAAACTATCATTCACAACAATCGAAAAGTCATTAAAACTACCAAAAGTAACGGGACTATTAGCTATACGCAACGTGGTGTGTATATTGGTGTAGATGTTAAAACTGGTAAAAAAGTTACATCATCTATAACTGCTAAAACTCTAAAAAGTCTTGATAGGAAAATCATTCAAACTCGGATTGATTTTGAAGCGAAGGGATCAACTCAAAAAGAGACTTTGTTGATCAATAACTTCGAAGAGTTAGCGGAAGCCTGGTTTGTCAGTTTTGTAACTTGGGTGACTTCTCAGAATACGATTAACCGAGTTCGAAGCTATCTTGATACCTATATCATCCCTAAGTTTGGAGAATATAGACCTGAAGAGATAAAATCTGCAGATATTCAGATTTGGGTTAATAAATTAGCTCAGCAATCTAAAAAGTCTGTTGAATCAGGTGTTAAAAAATCCAAAAAGGGACACGCAAAAGATTTCGGTGCAGTTATCTATAAGCTTAGTGATATTTTTGATTATGGAATCACGAATTTCGAACTTTCTCATAATCCAGCTCGAACAGTAAAAATCCCTCCAAAACCGAAGGTGGTAAAGGAGAGAATCATGGTATTGCATGGAGATGACTTGGCTACTTGGTTGAACTATCTTGATACTCTTCCTGATACTCGAGCAAATCGACGATTCAAAGTTATCTGCGACACGCTGTTAGCTTCTGCGCTTCGAATCAATGAACTTCTTGCTTTATCAATCCATGATCTTGATTTTGATTCCAATGAAATTATCGTCAATAAGACGCTAATGTGGAAAGCTGGAAATAAGAAACTTGGGATTAAGGGCGAGATTGTTTGTAAGAACAGTGCCAAAACGGATGCTGGTAACAGAAGAGTTGCAATCCCGAGACAAGTCTTAGATGACTTGAAAGCTTTTCATGCTGAGATGAGTGATTATTTTGTGAGTCACGATTTACCAACTGTAGACTTAATTTTCCCTACAATTTACGGGAATTATATGTGTGACAGGAATGAACGTGCAACACTTAAAAAGCGTTTGACCGAGTTAGGACTACCAAACTATGGTTTTCACCTTTTCCGCCATACACATGCTTCTTTAATGCTGAATGCTGGTGCAAACTGGAAAGAGCTCCAGATAAGAATGGGCCATAAGTCGATTAAAACGACAATGGATACTTATGCTGAATTGGCACCGAAAAAGAAAGCAGAAGCAGTTGAAATCTACCTCAAAGAAATTGCAAAATTGACGGCTTAG
- a CDS encoding MerR family transcriptional regulator, with translation MTSNQLLILNRIEQILTCLLAMMQKQQDIQKNVSILTQKELLSILKISPNTLKSWEKTGLKRLEPPIEGTRTVFYKMEDVLNYLTP, from the coding sequence ATGACCTCCAATCAATTATTAATATTGAATCGAATTGAACAGATTTTGACTTGTTTACTTGCTATGATGCAGAAACAGCAAGATATTCAAAAGAATGTGAGTATTCTAACTCAGAAAGAGCTGCTTTCTATACTTAAGATTTCTCCAAACACATTGAAGTCTTGGGAGAAGACGGGACTTAAGCGTCTAGAACCACCGATTGAGGGGACTAGAACTGTTTTTTACAAAATGGAGGATGTGCTAAACTATTTAACTCCCTAA
- a CDS encoding FanG protein — translation MYFNIKLCRCQLKIHQNIDKALVYQILKSPAIEMIAGLNFNIQMIYLSKKGRVKGRVFIDL, via the coding sequence ATGTATTTTAACATTAAACTTTGTAGATGTCAACTTAAAATTCACCAAAATATAGATAAGGCGTTAGTGTACCAAATATTAAAAAGCCCTGCCATCGAAATGATAGCAGGGCTTAACTTCAATATCCAGATGATATATTTATCTAAAAAAGGTAGAGTAAAAGGTAGAGTTTTTATTGATTTGTAG